Below is a genomic region from Brevinematales bacterium.
CCGTCCTTAACCAGGCAATCGGTTTCAAAACTGACACTTTCGCTATGACCGAGTAAGTGAAAATGATTCTGATAGGTCAAGGTATCGTAAAAAAGAATTTCAGGGTTCAGTTTTTTAAATTCGCCCGCGGAATAACCGAACTGGTTTACCGCTTCGTTGTTGAAACTAATGATCTTCCCGTCACCTATCGTCAGCAGGGGAATTCCCGTGAAATTATATAACTTCCGGTTCAGACGATTCAACTCATCGAGACGCTTCAGGTTCTTTATTTGCTGAAAATTGAAAAGAATAAAGATCACAAGAAAAATAAAAAAAAGAAGCACGAAGGGTTCTGAAAATGTTAAATGATGCCTGAATACCGAATTTATCGTACTTGAGTCTAATACAATTGGAGTGTTTTGAAAATAATACTCCATTTGCAGCCTGAAATATAGCCAGGTAAAAAGGATATTCCCGACGAAAGATGCAATACCGATGCTTAAAATTATCCTCTGGCGTACCTTGAAGATAAACGGGTCGTTTATTAAAAAGAATATCAGCGTCAGGTAGAGTAATCCGACATGCAGATAAGACAGAAAGAAAAAAAACTCATCGGGGGATTCCATAAAACGAAAGAGGTGAAAATAGCTCCCGATACTCAACCCTGTCATAAAAATGAAAATGACTACCTGAAACTTATTTATTTTCATACTCATATAACGAATCGCCGCGATAAATCCCGTTATCGATATACCAGTTGCAAGTACAAAAAATGGAATTCTAGCAAAACTCGGTACTTCCCATATAAGCGTCATAACCCCGATAGTAGTTAAAGCCAATACCGGGAATATCAGCCATTTCATAAGTTTGGTACGGATTATAAAACATCCAATAAAAATCAGGTGGCAAAGAAAAATCAAGAAGGAAGGGATCAATAACCATTCCAAGTTCAAACGCCAATGTAAGTAAAGAGTGCACGAGCTTACTACACTTATAATTATCGCAATGATATAGAGTTTAAAATGTTTCTTATCAGGACGGTTTTTCAAGATAAGCATCATTACTATTGTCAGGAACACTCCTAATAAAGATGCGCATAAAACCGTATAATCCGCCAATGGGGAGAATGTGCCGGGAACAAGGCTAAACTCGGTATTATAAAGATTAAAATAGGTAATATTGGTCAATTAATTATCCCTCTCGATTGCCCTTATATATTTTAGCGACATCACGGGAATTGTCAAACAAAACGCTTTTTCTTGACAGAAGTATTGAAACCTAGTACATTAATAGATTAAGGAGTCTGCCGCATGAAATGGGAAACCCTCGATTTTAACGATATACCCGCAATTCTGAGTTCCGGCGACGATGATTTATACCGCGGCCTGCTCGATTATGCCTACGGCGTCAAGCGCCGGACGGTCGGCGCTAAAGTATACTTCCGGGGATTGATCGAATACAGCAATATCTGCGTGAAAAACTGTTACTACTGCGGCATCCGCCGCGATAACCATACCGCGCACCGTTATACGATGACTCCCGCCGAGGTGATCGACGCGGGAATGCTCGCGCACCGGCAGGGGATGGGCTCCATCGTCCTGCAGGCAGGGGAACGCACCGACCCGGCGTATATCGAGACGATTACGGGATTAATCACCGGGCTCAAGTCCGCGTCCGGCGGGAAGCTCGGGATCACCCTGTCGCTCGGCGAACAGTCCCCGGACGTATACCGGCGGTGGTTCGACGCGGGCGCGCACCGTTACCTGCTCCGTATCGAGACTTCCAGTCCCGCACTCTACGCCCGCCTCCATCCCGCCGACCACAGCTACGCCCGGCGGGTGGAATGTCTCGGCATCCTGAAGGATATCGGGTATCAGGTGGGCACAGGCGTGATGATAGGCCTGCCTTACCAGACTGTGGACGACCTCGCGGGCGATATAGCATTCTTCCGCGACAGGGATATCGATATGATCGGGATGGGGCCGTATATCCTGCATACCGATACCCCGCTCGCGGACGGGTTCGACGATACCCCCGAGTCGGGCGGGGCACGGTTCCGGCTGGCGCTGAAAATGGTCGCGTTGACACGGATACTTCTGAAGGATGTGAATATCGCGGCGACTACCGCGTTACAGGTGCTTGACCCCGCGGGGCGCGAGAAGGCGCTGCACGCGGGCGCGAATATTATGATGCCGAATATCACTCCCTCGGTCTACCGGCCGGACTATACCCTTTATCAGGGCAAGCCGTGCGCCGACGAGGAGCCGGATCAATGTATGGGATGTCTCTCCGCTAGGATTCGTTTGTCCGGCGAGGAGGTGGGATTGAACGAATGGGGCGATTCCCCGCATTTCACGGGGAAGGCGTCAACAGCGACAGAGAACTCAGTTCCCGGCCGAAATGATACCTGAATATCCGGGCGATCAGCGTGATCAGTTCGTTCTGCACCGATAAGGAAATCTCCTTCCCGTCCCAGAACTCCATCCCCTCCGCGATTTCGCAGTCATGGATAAACCGCAGGGTGCCGTTCCCGAAATGATGCTTTTCCGACGTCAATTCCTTCAGTTCCTCCGCGAAATCGGCGGAATACTCGGGAAAGATTCCCTC
It encodes:
- the hydE gene encoding [FeFe] hydrogenase H-cluster radical SAM maturase HydE, translating into MKWETLDFNDIPAILSSGDDDLYRGLLDYAYGVKRRTVGAKVYFRGLIEYSNICVKNCYYCGIRRDNHTAHRYTMTPAEVIDAGMLAHRQGMGSIVLQAGERTDPAYIETITGLITGLKSASGGKLGITLSLGEQSPDVYRRWFDAGAHRYLLRIETSSPALYARLHPADHSYARRVECLGILKDIGYQVGTGVMIGLPYQTVDDLAGDIAFFRDRDIDMIGMGPYILHTDTPLADGFDDTPESGGARFRLALKMVALTRILLKDVNIAATTALQVLDPAGREKALHAGANIMMPNITPSVYRPDYTLYQGKPCADEEPDQCMGCLSARIRLSGEEVGLNEWGDSPHFTGKASTATENSVPGRNDT